CTCACTCCTAACGATCTTTTCCTCGTGGAGGAAAGGATTGGTATCAATTTGGTTAAGAGGTTGCTTGTTGTCATTCATAATACTTTGTACGTTCAATTAGCTTTATTAATTTAAGGTAACTATTAATCTCGATAATCATCCCTAGCGCAAGGAGTATATATCTACTCATTAATGGTGAACCTGAGTGCAGATCTATTGGGGTCATCTGGTGTTCTGGCTCGTGGCACACTGGCAATAATGTTCAGGTTGGACGAAACACAAATACTTGCAACTATTAACGTTCCTGTATTGGTAATGTGTGGGGCTTCAGATATAGCTAGGACTTACGCAAGATTGAACTCAAAACCTGATTCTTGCGTAGGGGTAATTCATGAATTACCCCTACTTCCGTTCTGTTTTGCGTAAGTCCTGATAGCGACAAAACCTGTGGCGAGCGATCGCATGAAAGCAGAATTGCCTTATTCTGAACGAGTCACCCTAAAACCAGGTGGACACATGGCATTAATGGAACAAAACAAACAATTTGCCGAAGCAGTCAGCACGTTTTGTACTGGCTGCTTATAGCTGGGATCACTACCTGAAGCTTATTAAAGGCTAGATGTACTTAGCACTTTTTGATTACTTCCAAAGTAAAGTTCGCCCAATTCTTCTAAAAAAATATCCGCCTGCGATTCTGGATTACGAAAGTAGGGATGGATGGGAAGGAGTTCAGCGCGAGGGCGGGTTTCCGGGGAAGACAAAATCTGCTCAAGCGAAGACAGGTAGTTTTCAGCAGTAGATTCCCAAGTGTAAGTCTTCAACACCCGTTGCTGACCCACTTGGGCAAAATACTCCCACTCCTGAGCATCACATAGCAACCGCTCTAAGCCGCGTGCAATATCAGCAGGATCTTCTGGGTCAACGAGTACACCATATTCCTTATTTCCCTGTAGGAAGCTCTCGCTAGGGCCACCGTTCTTGGTTGCTACCACTGGCAAACCTGCGGCTGCTGCTTCTAAGGGAGCAAGCCCAAAGGGTTCGTAAAGTGCCGTCAGCGCAAATACTGAGCGGCGTTTAACCATAAACCGATAAGCTGCTGCCAGTGACTCTTGAGACTGATCTGACAAGCTAAAGGCACTGATCTTGCCCCACAAGTCTTTTTCTTTGACCACTTCCCGAATAGGGGCTAATACCTCTTCAGCTATGTCGTCACTAGCCTCCTCTTGTAAAGGATCGTCTAGCCCCCCTGTAATTAGCATCAAGTTAGCTCGTTCCTGAAGTGTTGGACTCATTGCGAAGGCTTGCACTAGCCCTAATATGTTTTTTTTCGGCTCTAATCGACTGGATGCTAAGATGACGGGCAAATCTCGACGGGTTTCTGCAATGTCCCGTGCCAATCGCTCCTGAATTAACTCTTCGGTAGCTTCCTCATTTTCGGAACGTGCCTTTGCACCGAAAATCGAGAAATCTGCTCCCGGTGGAATTACTGCAAAGCGGTTATCGTTGTCTACATCCACTGCACCATTATAGACTCGATGAGAATACTGTTCAAAGCGTTCTTGTCGTGTACTGGTGATATTAATGGCCGAGCGATTCATGCTCAGGTGTTCGGCTAAGATGCGATATCTGAAATTAAATTGCTCGTCTATTTCCGTGAGATTTTCTGGCGTAACTTCCAGTTTATCCATCTTTTGAGCGCCGAGAGAATGAGCAGTAAAGGTAAAAGGTATGCCTGTCTCCTCTTCAATTAGAACGCCACACAGTCCTCCATCGCCGTAGTGAGCAGTCATAGCATCAGGTAAGCCACCTCCTTGCTGTTGATAAAATTTCAAGATGTTAGGTACCCAATCAACGATCAGATGAGGCCATAACAACTCTTTAGGGAGAAATTCTTTTGGCCCAGCTGGTAAGCGGATAATGCGGACGTTATCTACCCCTGGATAAGTGTCAATCACTTCAGCAAACTCTGGCCACTCAGGGTCAATAATTTGACGGGTGAGAATATCAACTTTATGACCCATTTGAGCTATGGCGAGGGCGACTTGCTTAACGTAGATCAGCTGACCCCCAAAATCTGGGTGTTTCGTTATATGACTATTATTTGAATCAAAATTGCCTTGAGGGTTGAGAAATCCAATATGCATAGCCCACTTCCTATTAACTTAAACCCAGCCAAACCGCGTATTTTCCCAATGTTTAAGTTAATCGCTATTGGGGCTGGCGCACATATACCGGATGATATAAATGAAATGGTAGGGTGATATTTTTCCTTAAAATTCAACGTCTTCTCGCTGTTGTCCCGTAGTTTCAGTTTTATCTGCACCTTTTGCTGCCCAAAACATTGTATCAATGCACTTAGCAAGTTGTTCAATAGTTGGTGCTTCAAATAAATTGCGTACAGTTACATCTATTTGGAAGGTATCTCGGATTCGGGAAATTAACTGAGTCGCTAGTAGAGAATGACCGCCCAATTCAAAGAAATTATCATGAACACTTACACTTATCTGCTCTTTTCCCAGGACTCTAGCCCAAATTTCTCCAAGTAACTCTTCAACTTGCGATCGCGGTGCCACATAATCATATCTATCGAAAGTTACTATATCTGGTCTAGGTAAAGCACGACGGTCTACTTTGCCATTAGCTGTTAGTGGTATTGATTCTAGTTGCAGATAGGCTGTTGGCACCATGTATTCTGGTAACTTTTCTTTCAAGTATTTACGTAATACAGATGCCAAATCTGATACTTCTACTACATTAAGAACAATATAAGCTATCAAATATTTATGATCAGGTATGTCCTCATCAGCGATAACCACTGTTTCTTTCACAGATGGATGTTCACTCAACACCGCTTCAATCTCTGATAATTCAATGCGAAAGCCACGAATTTTTACTTGATTGTCAATCCTACCTAAAAATTCAATATTGCCATCTGGTAGATAGCGGGCTAAATCACCAGTTTTATAAAGACGTGTTTTTGAATTATCACTAAAATGATTTGTAATAAAGTGTTCAGCAGTTAATTCTGTGTGATTGAGATATTCTCGTGCTAGACCATCGCCGCCAATATATAATTCGCCAATAACTCCAATAGGCAAAGGTTGTAAATGTGAATCTAATATATAAATTTCTGTATTATTGATTGGTGAACCAATGGGAATAAATGTGGCTGATTCTGGTAATTCTTGGATATGATAATAAGATGAAAATGTGGTATTTTCCGTATGACCATAGACATGAATCAAATGCTTTGGCGCACCATGTTGGATAATTTTTTTCACCCATCTTATATTAACAGTTTCGCCACCAAATAGTAAATATCGCAAAGTTGCAAAAGCTTGCGGAACATCTCTAGCAATCTGTTGAAATAAAGCTGTTGTCAAAAACAAGACACTAATTTCTTTTTGTTGTAGCTGTAATGCAAATTCATGAGGCGAAAGGATTACATCTTTGCTAACACCTACAAGTTGAGCGCCGTTAAGTAACGCTCCCCAAATCTCGAATGTTGCTGCATCAAAAGAAGTGTTTGAGGCTTGGGCGATTTTATCTGATGATGATAATTTTATATAGTTTGTATTGCACACTAGCCGATTTACAGCTTTGTGAATTATAGCTACTCCCTTGGGTTTGCCTGTAGAGCCGGAAGTGTAAATAACATAAGCTAAATTGTCAGAGGTAACGCTAATTTCAAGGTTATTTTTGTTTTCTTGAGTAATAATTTCCCAGTCTTTATCTATGCAAATAATTGGATTCAAGAAACATTCAAAATGCTTGAGCAACTTTTCTTGTGTTAGCAATACTGAAACCTGTGCGTCTTCCAGCATAAATTTTAGGCGTTCTTGAGGATAGCTGGGATCTAAAGGAAGATATGCTCCTCCTGCTTTCAGAATGCCTAATAAGCCAACTATCATTTCTATAGACTGTGAAATGCAAATACCTACTAATTTTTCTGAACAAACCCCGATTTTTTGTAAATAATATGCTACTTTATTGCTACGATTATTCAATTCCTGATAAGTAAGTTTTTCATCACCAAATACTAATGCTATAGAATCAGGATGATGTTGTACCTGTTCTTCAAACAATTGATGGATACACTTATGATGAGGATAATTTGTGTTAGTATTATTCCACTCCACTAATACCTGATGTAGCTCCGCTTCACTTAAAAGCGGTAATTTTGCAATGCACTGTTCTGGATTGGTAACAATGCTCGACAACAGAATTTTAAAATGTTCTAGCATTCTGCTGATAGTAGCTTTATCAAACAAATCTGTGTTGTAAACTATTACGCCACGAAGTCCTTCAGAATACTCCCAGTCTGCACCCCATAAGCTCCTGAAATCGTCAGAACACTTCCATAAGTGTAATTCTAAATCAAAACGCGTTTTTTTTAAATGAATATTCATAAAGCTAGGCACTAATCCAGGTAGTTCTAGTGCCGACATTGGCGCATTTTGGAAACTAAACACTACTTGAAATAACGGATGATAGCTCAAGTTTCGTTCTGGGTGCAGTTCTTCAACTAGCTTGTCAAATGGCAAATCTTGCTGGCTATAAGCTCCTAGTGTTACCTC
The Anabaena sphaerica FACHB-251 DNA segment above includes these coding regions:
- a CDS encoding non-ribosomal peptide synthetase; translated protein: MSFEEVFVFPVSFAQQRLWFLDQLIPDNTIYNVPTVIRLTGLLNLTALEQTFNEIVHRHESLRTTFIVVDGQPLQAIAPSSTIPISVLDLQLLLEDEGELEASRIINAEIEHPFDLSSGPLLRVKLLVLSKTEHILLLNMHHIICDDWSIGVLIRELGTLYTAFAQNQLSPLLELPLQYADFAHWQREWLQGEVLQTQLTYWQQQLNGISMLHLPTDKPRPSIQSYEGTTQFFELPKKLIDALEKLSQQEGVTFFMMMLAAFKTLLYRYTDQEDIAVGSPIANRNRSEIEGLIGFFVNSLVLRSNLSGNPTFRELLHRVREVTLGAYSQQDLPFDKLVEELHPERNLSYHPLFQVVFSFQNAPMSALELPGLVPSFMNIHLKKTRFDLELHLWKCSDDFRSLWGADWEYSEGLRGVIVYNTDLFDKATISRMLEHFKILLSSIVTNPEQCIAKLPLLSEAELHQVLVEWNNTNTNYPHHKCIHQLFEEQVQHHPDSIALVFGDEKLTYQELNNRSNKVAYYLQKIGVCSEKLVGICISQSIEMIVGLLGILKAGGAYLPLDPSYPQERLKFMLEDAQVSVLLTQEKLLKHFECFLNPIICIDKDWEIITQENKNNLEISVTSDNLAYVIYTSGSTGKPKGVAIIHKAVNRLVCNTNYIKLSSSDKIAQASNTSFDAATFEIWGALLNGAQLVGVSKDVILSPHEFALQLQQKEISVLFLTTALFQQIARDVPQAFATLRYLLFGGETVNIRWVKKIIQHGAPKHLIHVYGHTENTTFSSYYHIQELPESATFIPIGSPINNTEIYILDSHLQPLPIGVIGELYIGGDGLAREYLNHTELTAEHFITNHFSDNSKTRLYKTGDLARYLPDGNIEFLGRIDNQVKIRGFRIELSEIEAVLSEHPSVKETVVIADEDIPDHKYLIAYIVLNVVEVSDLASVLRKYLKEKLPEYMVPTAYLQLESIPLTANGKVDRRALPRPDIVTFDRYDYVAPRSQVEELLGEIWARVLGKEQISVSVHDNFFELGGHSLLATQLISRIRDTFQIDVTVRNLFEAPTIEQLAKCIDTMFWAAKGADKTETTGQQREDVEF
- a CDS encoding glycosyltransferase; the encoded protein is MHIGFLNPQGNFDSNNSHITKHPDFGGQLIYVKQVALAIAQMGHKVDILTRQIIDPEWPEFAEVIDTYPGVDNVRIIRLPAGPKEFLPKELLWPHLIVDWVPNILKFYQQQGGGLPDAMTAHYGDGGLCGVLIEEETGIPFTFTAHSLGAQKMDKLEVTPENLTEIDEQFNFRYRILAEHLSMNRSAINITSTRQERFEQYSHRVYNGAVDVDNDNRFAVIPPGADFSIFGAKARSENEEATEELIQERLARDIAETRRDLPVILASSRLEPKKNILGLVQAFAMSPTLQERANLMLITGGLDDPLQEEASDDIAEEVLAPIREVVKEKDLWGKISAFSLSDQSQESLAAAYRFMVKRRSVFALTALYEPFGLAPLEAAAAGLPVVATKNGGPSESFLQGNKEYGVLVDPEDPADIARGLERLLCDAQEWEYFAQVGQQRVLKTYTWESTAENYLSSLEQILSSPETRPRAELLPIHPYFRNPESQADIFLEELGELYFGSNQKVLSTSSL
- a CDS encoding alpha/beta fold hydrolase, with protein sequence MASDRMKAELPYSERVTLKPGGHMALMEQNKQFAEAVSTFCTGCL